A genome region from Paracoccus stylophorae includes the following:
- the rpoC gene encoding DNA-directed RNA polymerase subunit beta' has product MNQELATNPLNPMAPPRQFDEIKISLASPEEILAWSFGEVKKPETINYRTFKPERDGLFCARIFGPIKDYECLCGKYKRMKYRGLVCEKCGVEVTLQKVRRERMGHIELAAPVAHIWFLKSLPSRIGLMLDMTLRDLERILYFENYVVIEPGLTDLTYGQLLSEEEFLDAQDNYGADAFTADIGAEAIRTMLSNIDLAATAEQLREELKEATGELKPKKIIKRLKIVESFLESGNRPEWMVLTVIPVIPPELRPLVPLDGGRFATSDLNDLYRRVINRNNRLKRLIELRAPDIIVRNEKRMLQESVDALFDNGRRGRVITGNNRRPLKSLSDMLKGKQGRFRQNLLGKRVDFSGRSVIVTGPELKLHQCGLPKKMALELFKPFIYSRLEAKGLSSTVKQAKKLVEKERPEVWDILDEVIREHPVLLNRAPTLHRLGIQAFEPILIEGKAIQLHPLVCSAFNADFDGDQMAVHVPLSLEAQLEARVLMMSTNNVLSPANGAPIIVPSQDMVLGLYYVSMMREGMKGEGMAFANIEEVEHALAAGGVHLHARITARVRQIDENGQEVVRRFETTPGRVRLGALLPMNAKAPFELVNRLLRKKDIQNVIDTVYRYCGQKESVIFCDQIMGLGFREAFRAGISFGKNDMVVPDNKWDIVGEVQDQVKEFEQQYLDGLITQGEKYNKVVDAWSKCNDRVTEAMMSTISATKTDDNGAEMEPNSVYMMAHSGARGSVNQMKQLGGMRGLMAKPSGEIIETPIISNFKEGLTVLEYFNSTHGARKGLSDTALKTANSGYLTRRLVDVAQDCIIREHDCGTDQAITASAAVNDGEVIAPLSERILGRTAAEDVLVPGEDEIITRAGDLIDERKADTIEQAGVQTVRIRSALTCESEDGVCALCYGRDLARGTLVNIGEAVGIIAAQSIGEPGTQLTMRTFHIGGIAQGGQQSFQAASHEGTVQFRNESTLTNANGELVVMSRNMQLLIMDEHGQERASHKLFYGSKLFVKEGDRVIRGAKLYEWDPYTLPIIAEKGGIAKFVDLASGLSVRDETDDATGMTQKIVTDWRSAPKGNDLKPEILIVSEDGEPVRNDQGNPVTYPMSVDAILSVEDGQEIRPGDVVARIPREGAKTKDITGGLPRVAELFEARRPKDHAIIAEIDGYVRFGKDYKNKRRISIEPSEEGRDPVEYMVPKGKHIPVQEGDFVQKGDYIMDGNPAPHDILRIMGIEALADYLIDEVQDVYRLQGVKINDKHIEVIVRQMLQKIEIIDSGETTLLKGEHVERDDFEAENAKIEAKGGRPAQGEPVLLGITKASLQTRSFISAASFQETTRVLTEAAVQGKRDKLVGLKENVIVGRLIPAGTGGATARVRRIAAERDAEVIEARRAEAEAAAALAAPEPTMGETAPETMTESAISDLPETNGEE; this is encoded by the coding sequence ATGAACCAGGAACTTGCCACCAATCCGCTGAACCCGATGGCTCCGCCGCGGCAGTTCGACGAAATCAAGATCTCGCTGGCCTCGCCCGAAGAAATTCTGGCGTGGTCCTTCGGCGAGGTGAAGAAACCCGAAACCATCAACTATCGCACGTTCAAGCCGGAACGTGACGGTCTGTTCTGCGCGCGCATCTTCGGTCCGATCAAGGATTACGAATGTCTGTGCGGCAAATACAAGCGCATGAAATATCGCGGCCTCGTCTGCGAGAAATGCGGCGTGGAAGTGACCTTGCAAAAGGTCCGCCGCGAGCGGATGGGCCATATCGAACTGGCCGCGCCCGTCGCGCATATCTGGTTCCTGAAATCGCTGCCATCCCGCATCGGCCTGATGCTGGACATGACGCTGCGCGATCTGGAACGGATCCTGTATTTCGAAAACTACGTCGTGATCGAGCCCGGTCTGACCGATCTGACCTATGGCCAGTTGCTGAGCGAAGAGGAATTCCTTGACGCGCAGGACAACTACGGCGCCGACGCCTTTACCGCCGATATCGGCGCCGAGGCGATCCGGACCATGCTGTCCAATATCGACCTGGCCGCGACCGCCGAACAGCTGCGCGAGGAGCTGAAGGAGGCGACGGGCGAGCTGAAGCCCAAGAAGATCATCAAGCGTCTGAAGATCGTCGAATCCTTTCTGGAATCGGGCAACCGCCCGGAATGGATGGTGCTGACCGTCATCCCGGTCATTCCGCCGGAACTGCGCCCGCTGGTCCCGCTGGATGGCGGCCGGTTCGCCACGTCCGACCTGAACGACCTGTATCGCCGGGTGATCAACCGCAACAACCGCCTGAAGCGGCTGATCGAGTTGCGCGCGCCCGACATCATCGTGCGCAACGAAAAGCGCATGTTGCAGGAATCGGTCGATGCGCTGTTCGACAACGGCCGCCGCGGCCGCGTGATCACGGGCAACAACCGTCGCCCGCTGAAATCGCTGTCGGACATGCTGAAGGGCAAGCAGGGCCGCTTCCGCCAGAACCTTCTGGGCAAGCGCGTGGACTTTTCGGGCCGCTCGGTCATCGTGACCGGGCCGGAACTGAAGCTGCACCAGTGCGGCCTGCCCAAGAAGATGGCGCTGGAGCTGTTCAAGCCGTTCATCTATTCGCGGCTTGAGGCGAAGGGGCTGTCGTCCACCGTCAAGCAGGCCAAGAAGCTGGTCGAAAAGGAACGCCCCGAGGTCTGGGACATCCTGGACGAGGTGATCCGCGAACATCCGGTCCTGCTGAACCGGGCGCCGACGCTGCACCGTCTGGGCATCCAGGCGTTCGAGCCGATCCTGATCGAGGGCAAGGCGATCCAGCTGCATCCGCTGGTCTGTTCGGCCTTCAACGCCGATTTCGACGGCGACCAGATGGCCGTCCATGTGCCCCTGTCGCTGGAGGCGCAGCTTGAGGCGCGTGTCCTGATGATGTCCACGAACAACGTGCTGTCGCCGGCCAACGGCGCGCCGATCATCGTGCCGTCGCAGGACATGGTTCTGGGCCTGTATTACGTGTCGATGATGCGCGAGGGGATGAAGGGCGAAGGCATGGCTTTCGCCAATATCGAAGAGGTCGAACACGCCCTTGCCGCCGGCGGGGTGCATCTGCACGCCCGGATCACCGCGCGGGTCCGCCAGATCGACGAGAACGGACAGGAAGTCGTCCGCCGGTTCGAGACGACGCCGGGTCGGGTCCGTCTGGGCGCGCTGTTGCCGATGAACGCCAAGGCACCGTTCGAACTGGTCAACCGTCTGCTGCGCAAGAAGGACATCCAGAACGTCATCGACACCGTCTATCGCTATTGCGGTCAGAAAGAGTCGGTCATCTTCTGCGACCAGATCATGGGACTGGGCTTCCGCGAGGCGTTCCGCGCCGGCATCAGCTTTGGCAAGAACGACATGGTGGTTCCCGACAACAAATGGGACATCGTGGGCGAGGTGCAGGACCAGGTGAAAGAGTTCGAACAGCAATATCTGGACGGTCTCATCACCCAGGGCGAGAAGTACAACAAGGTCGTGGACGCCTGGTCGAAATGCAACGACCGGGTGACCGAGGCGATGATGTCCACCATCTCGGCCACCAAGACCGACGACAACGGCGCCGAGATGGAGCCGAACAGCGTCTACATGATGGCCCATTCGGGGGCGCGCGGTTCGGTCAACCAGATGAAGCAGCTGGGGGGGATGCGTGGCCTGATGGCCAAGCCGTCGGGCGAGATCATCGAAACGCCGATCATCTCGAACTTCAAGGAAGGTCTGACCGTTCTGGAATACTTCAACTCGACCCACGGCGCCCGCAAGGGCCTGTCGGATACGGCGTTGAAGACCGCGAACTCGGGCTATCTGACCCGGCGTCTGGTGGACGTGGCGCAGGACTGCATCATCCGCGAACACGATTGCGGCACCGATCAGGCCATCACCGCCTCGGCCGCGGTCAATGACGGCGAGGTGATCGCGCCCCTGTCCGAGCGTATTCTGGGCCGCACCGCGGCCGAGGACGTGCTGGTTCCGGGCGAGGACGAGATCATCACCCGCGCGGGCGATCTGATCGACGAACGCAAGGCCGACACGATCGAGCAGGCGGGCGTCCAGACCGTCCGCATCCGGTCCGCGCTGACCTGCGAATCCGAGGATGGCGTCTGTGCGCTGTGCTATGGCCGCGATCTTGCGCGCGGCACGCTGGTCAATATCGGCGAGGCGGTGGGCATCATCGCCGCGCAGTCGATCGGCGAGCCGGGCACGCAGCTGACGATGCGGACCTTCCACATCGGCGGCATCGCGCAGGGCGGTCAGCAATCGTTCCAGGCAGCCTCGCACGAGGGGACCGTCCAGTTCCGCAACGAAAGCACGCTGACCAACGCCAACGGCGAGCTGGTGGTGATGTCGCGCAACATGCAACTGCTGATCATGGATGAGCATGGGCAGGAACGCGCCAGCCACAAGCTGTTCTATGGCAGCAAGCTGTTCGTGAAGGAAGGCGACCGGGTGATCCGGGGGGCCAAGCTGTATGAATGGGACCCCTATACCCTGCCGATCATCGCGGAAAAGGGCGGCATCGCGAAATTCGTCGATCTGGCCTCGGGTCTGTCGGTCCGGGACGAGACGGACGATGCGACCGGGATGACGCAGAAGATCGTGACCGACTGGCGCAGCGCGCCCAAGGGCAACGATCTGAAGCCCGAAATCCTGATCGTCAGCGAGGACGGAGAGCCGGTGCGTAACGATCAGGGCAACCCGGTCACCTATCCGATGTCGGTCGACGCGATCCTGTCGGTCGAGGACGGGCAGGAAATCCGTCCCGGCGACGTGGTGGCGCGGATCCCGCGCGAAGGCGCCAAGACCAAGGACATCACCGGGGGTCTGCCCCGCGTGGCGGAACTGTTCGAGGCGCGTCGTCCCAAGGATCACGCGATCATCGCCGAGATCGACGGCTATGTACGGTTCGGAAAGGACTACAAGAACAAGCGCCGCATCAGCATCGAACCGTCCGAGGAAGGGCGCGATCCGGTCGAGTACATGGTGCCGAAGGGCAAGCACATCCCGGTGCAGGAAGGCGACTTCGTGCAGAAGGGTGACTATATCATGGACGGAAACCCGGCTCCGCACGACATTCTGCGGATCATGGGGATCGAGGCGCTGGCCGACTATCTGATCGACGAGGTGCAGGACGTCTATCGGCTGCAGGGTGTGAAGATCAACGACAAGCATATCGAGGTGATCGTTCGCCAGATGTTGCAGAAGATCGAGATCATCGACAGCGGCGAGACGACCCTGCTGAAGGGCGAGCATGTCGAACGCGACGATTTCGAGGCCGAGAACGCCAAGATCGAAGCCAAGGGGGGCCGTCCGGCCCAGGGCGAGCCGGTGCTTCTGGGCATCACCAAGGCGTCGCTGCAAACCCGCAGCTTCATCTCGGCCGCGTCGTTCCAGGAAACGACGCGCGTGCTGACCGAGGCGGCCGTTCAGGGCAAGCGCGACAAGCTGGTCGGGCTGAAAGAGAACGTCATCGTCGGCCGGCTGATCCCGGCGGGCACCGGCGGGGCGACCGCGCGCGTGCGGCGCATTGCCGCGGAGCGCGACGCCGAGGTGATCGAGGCGCGTCGCGCCGAGGCCGAGGCCGCAGCCGCACTGGCTGCGCCCGAGCCGACGATGGGCGAGACCGCGCCCGAGACGATGACCGAAAGCGCGATCAGCGATCTGCCGGAAACCAACGGCGAAGAGTGA